A genomic stretch from Telopea speciosissima isolate NSW1024214 ecotype Mountain lineage chromosome 7, Tspe_v1, whole genome shotgun sequence includes:
- the LOC122668677 gene encoding uncharacterized protein LOC122668677 yields the protein MTSSSRVPNEVAKWSQREQDEFLRIMVEQVKIGNNTTTTFNKTGWNNIKKQLEFFVARSFTMVQLRNKMNKMKLDYTAFKKLLETIDFGWNSVTKTCTVEDESVWDRHIEANPTWSKFRRNGLSHWPELVLLFGDHYAGGNRGATSAYDFTDDDDHLLDVTDDVETVPVTPTNRDLERGGYYDSQEVDLSSVDRPSVQRRLDRTPTGYRKKSRTSGIGRAIMTSADSLSKRSERFNIPTPTHTATTPSSMSPPPPTIPDYNINACIALLNTVDDIPKELFLKASMRILVEPNWRALFIAYPAEKKKWDCIGAIDSTHITAIIPKGKQIPYQGRKGITTQNVMCACSFDMKFTFVYACWESSANDCRVFARALEDTTLTFPHPPEGKYYLVDSGYPMSIKGYLTTFKGDRYHLLDYDGGRRRPTTTKELLNYRHSSLRNVIERSFGALKSRFPMLRLMPQFSLRYQTMIVIACCGIHNYIREEQDADALFEFYGNDEYHNPSLQSIVGDVVGHSTTHSHGSQRDRAENDDLRKRIANQMARLNGYPTL from the exons ATGACATCTTCATCAAGAGTCCCGAATGAGGTAGCAAAATGGTCTCAAAGAGAACAAGATGAGTTCTTAAGGATAATGGTTGAACAAGTGAAAATTGGAAACAATACAACCACTACTTTCAACAAGACTGGTTGGAACAATATAAAAAAGCAACTAGAGTTTTTTGTTGCTCGTTCATTTACTATGGTACAATTAAGGAACAAGATGAATAAGATGAAGCTTGATTATACTGCTTTTAAGAAATTGTTGGAGACTATTGATTTTGGTTGGAATTCTGTGACCAAAACATGTACTGTTGAGGATGAGAGTGTGTGGGATAGACACATCgag GCAAACCCTACATGGTCTAAGTTTAGGAGGAATGGGCTATCCCATTGGCCTGAATTAGTTTTGCTCTTCGGGGATCATTATGCTGGTGGGAATCGTGGTGCTACCTCTGCATATGATTTTACGGATGATGATGATCATTTGCTTGATGTTACTGATGATGTTGAAACTGTTCCTGTTACTCCCACTAATAGAGATTTGGAAAGAGGAGGATACTATGATAGTCAAGAGGTGGATCTTTCGAGTGTTGATCGTCCGAGTGTTCAAAGGAGACTTGATAGAACACCTACTGGTTATAGGAAGAAGAGTAGGACATCAGGTATTGGCCGAGCCATAATGACCTCAGCTGACTCACTTTCAAAAAGGAGTGAAAGATTCAACATTCCTACTCCTACCCATACCGCTACTACCCCTTCTTCAatgtctcctcctcctccaactATCCCAGATTACAACATTAATGCATGTATTGCATTATTGAATACCGTGGATGATATCCCTAAGGAATTATTTCTAAAAGCGAGCATGCGGATCTTGGTGGAACCTAATTGGAGAGCACTGTTCATTGCATACCCTGCTGAGAAGAAAAAATGG GACTGCATTGGTGCCATAGATAGTACCCATATCACAGCTATAATCCCTAAGGGCAAGCAGATTCCATATCAAGGTCGAAAAGGGATAACAACCCAAAATGTAATGTGTGCATGTTCGTTTGACATGAAATTCACATTCGTATATGCGTGTTGGGAAAGCAGTGCGAATGACTGTCGTGTTTTTGCTAGAGCTTTGGAGGACACAACTTTGACATTTCCTCATCCGCCTGAAG GTAAGTATTATTTGGTAGATTCAGGTTACCCGATGTCAATTAAAGGCTATTTGACAACTTTCAAAGGAGATAGATATCATTTACTAGATTATGACGGAGGGAGAAGACGACCTACAACTACTAAGGAATTGCTCAATTATCGACATTCCTCTTTAAGGAATGTGATTGAGCGTAGCTTTGGAGCATTAAAAAGCAGATTCCCTATGCTTCGCTTGATGCCTCAATTCTCTCTTAGGTACCAAACAATGATAGTCATAGCTTGTTGTGGGATTCATAACTACATTCGAGAGGAACAAGATGCAGACGCATTGTTTGAATTCTATGGAAATGATGAATATCATAACCCTTCTTTGCAATCTATTGTTGGGGATGTTGTTGGTCATTCTACAACACACTCTCATGGTAGTCAACGGGATCGTGCAGAGAATGATGACCTAAGGAAACGAATTGCGAATCAGATGGCAAGACTAAACGGCTACCCTACATTATGA
- the LOC122668801 gene encoding importin subunit alpha-1-like → MSLRPNARTEVRRNRYKVAVDAEEGRRRREDNMVEIRKNRREESLQKKRREGMQAQQFPTSIHPSAADRKLESLPSMVAGVWSDESSLQLEATTQFRKLLSIERSPPIEEVIQSGVVPRFVEFLMREDFPQLQFEAAWALTNIASGTSDNTKVVIDHEAVPIFVKLLASPSDDVREQAVWALGNVAGDSPRCRDLVLGHGALIPLLAQLNEHAKLSMLRNATWTLSNFCRGKPQPPFEQTKPALPALERLIHSNDEEVLTDACWALSYLSDGTNDKIQAVIEAGVCPRLVELLLHPSPSVLIPALRTVGNIVTGDDMQTQYIINHQALPCLLNLLTHNHKKSIKKESCWTISNITAGNKDQIQAVIDADIIAPLVHLLQTAEFDIKKEAAWAISNATSGGTHDQIKYLVIQGCIKPLCDLLICPDPRIVTVCLEGLENILKVGEAEKNLGNTGGVNLYAQLIDEAEGLEKIENLQSHDNTEIYEKAVKILETYWLEEDDETLPPGDAAAQPGFRFGGNELPVPSSGFNFS, encoded by the exons ATGTCTCTAAGACCCAACGCCAGAACGGAGGTTCGTCGCAACCGATACAAGGTTGCCGTAGATGCTGAGGAAGGtcggagaaggagagaagacaACATGGTCGAGATCCGAAAGAACAGAAGAGAGGAAAGCTtgcagaagaaaagaagagaaggcatGCAAGCACAGCAATTTCCGACCTCGATTCACCCTTCTGCCGCTGATAGAAAG TTAGAGAGTCTTCCCTCTATGGTAGCTGGTGTTTGGTCAGACGAAAGCAGTTTGCAGCTTGAGGCTACTACACAGTTCCGTAAACTACTTTCAATAG AGCGTAGTCCTCCCATTGAGGAAGTTATCCAATCCGGTGTTGTTCCTCGCTTTGTTGAGTTTCTCATGAGGGAAGATTTCCCTCAGCTTCAG TTTGAAGCGGCTTGGGCTCTCACAAACATTGCTTCTGGAACCTCGGATAACACAAAGGTTGTAATTGATCATGAGGCCGTCCCCATCTTTGTGaagcttcttgcttctccaagtgaTGATGTTCGGGAACAG GCTGTGTGGGCACTTGGAAATGTTGCTGGTGATTCTCCTCGGTGCCGAGATCTTGTCCTTGGTCATGGAGCCTTGATTCCATTGCTGGCACAGTTGAATGAGCATGCAAAACTTTCTATGCTCAGAAATGCAACATGGACACTATCGAATTTCTGTAGGGGCAAACCACAGCCTCCATTTGAGCAG ACCAAACCTGCCCTTCCAGCACTGGAGCGTCTTATTCATTCAAATGATGAAGAAGTCTTGACAGATGCATGTTGGGCACTCTCATATCTCTCTGATGGTACAAATGATAAAATTCAAGCCGTCATTGAAGCAGGTGTCTGCCCCCGACTTGTAGAGCTACTCCT CCATCCATCTCCTTCGGTTCTTATTCCTGCACTTCGTACGGTTGGGAATATTGTCACTGGAGACGATATGCAGACTCAG TATATCATCAATCACCAGGCCCTTCCTTGTCTTTTGAATCTGTTGACTCACAATCATAAGAAGAGCATCAAGAAGGAATCATGTTGGACAATATCAAATATCACTGCTGGAAACAAGGATCAGATACAG GCTGTTATTGATGCTGATATCATTGCTCCTCTTGTCCACTTGCTGCAAACTGCTGAGTTTGACATAAAAAAGGAAGCAGCATGGGCAATCTCAAACGCAACCTCTGGTGGCACCCATGATCAAATCAA GTATCTGGTGATTCAAGGTTGCATCAAACCTTTGTGTGATCTCCTCATTTGCCCAGATCCAAGGATTGTTACAGTCTGTTTGGAAGGGCTTGAAAACATCTTGAAGGTTGGGGAAGCTGAGAAGAACTTGGGTAACACTGGGGGAGTGAATCTCTATGCTCAATTGATTGATGAGGCTGAGGGATTGGAGAAGATAGAAAACCTACAAAGCCATGATAACACTGAGATCTATGAGAAGGCAGTGAAAATTCTTGAGACATATTGgttggaggaagatgatgagacTCTGCCCCCAGGTGATGCTGCTGCCCAACCTGGTTTCCGCTTTGGTGGAAATGAACTTCCAGTTCCTTCCAGTGGTTTCAACTTCAGTTGA